A DNA window from Bacteroidia bacterium contains the following coding sequences:
- a CDS encoding zinc ABC transporter substrate-binding protein produces MDSFKKKIIFNIFVIIISPFLGFCQNDKKNVVATINIISDIARQIAGDEIVVQSLLPTGTDPHIYDPIPRDAITLGNADLILINGLTLEGWIKKLIVSANVSGKVITVSRYVKPIENTDIHNATDPHAWMSPQNGILYAQAITEAFTQLLPQKTAYFENRFITYKHQLDSLDFWIRQEIQKIPPENRTLITTHDAFRYYASHYGLSVRTLIGTSTDAEIAVSGMESLIAEISTSNVPAVFVEATTNPKALAQIAADYGLTLGDKLYADSMGETGSGADSYIGMLAENTKRIVAGLTSSRTQTRKFPIDNALFIVVLTSFIAAFWLLTKLILKRSSTPDSNAEKKITIQNLSVGYSGRMILTNCSLELYTGKIYGILGANGSGKSTFLKAVLGIVPIQKGTISLYGKPLSTMLRYIAYLPQKDEVDIQFPVTVRDVVKMGLYPGKKVFETIPKTEISRIEKAMDLLEIKQLADFRVSELSGGQLQRTFMARAICQQADVFFLDEPFTGVDAATEIKMMQLFKELAESGKLIIMIHHDISKVEEYFDEVILINKRIVAAGPVKTTMTSENITKTYGGAATLLVHAEELMRNQKK; encoded by the coding sequence GTGGATAGCTTCAAAAAGAAAATTATATTCAACATATTCGTAATCATTATATCACCATTTTTAGGGTTTTGCCAAAACGATAAAAAAAACGTTGTTGCCACAATTAATATTATCAGTGATATAGCCCGCCAAATCGCCGGGGACGAAATTGTAGTTCAATCGTTATTGCCTACCGGCACAGACCCACACATCTACGACCCAATTCCAAGAGATGCAATAACGTTGGGAAATGCCGACCTGATTTTGATAAACGGCTTAACATTAGAAGGTTGGATTAAAAAACTAATTGTAAGTGCAAATGTTTCCGGTAAGGTAATTACCGTTAGCCGGTATGTTAAGCCCATAGAAAACACAGATATTCATAACGCAACAGACCCACATGCGTGGATGTCTCCTCAAAATGGAATTTTATATGCACAAGCTATTACAGAAGCATTTACCCAACTTTTACCGCAGAAAACAGCCTATTTTGAGAATCGTTTCATCACATACAAACATCAGTTAGATAGTTTAGATTTTTGGATTCGCCAAGAAATTCAAAAAATACCTCCTGAAAATCGAACCTTAATCACGACCCATGATGCATTTCGATATTATGCAAGCCATTATGGTTTAAGTGTTAGAACTTTAATAGGCACTTCTACTGATGCCGAAATTGCTGTTTCTGGAATGGAATCCTTAATAGCAGAAATTTCAACGAGTAATGTACCGGCTGTCTTTGTAGAGGCTACGACCAACCCTAAGGCATTAGCTCAAATTGCCGCTGACTATGGCCTAACTCTGGGAGATAAATTGTATGCTGATTCTATGGGAGAAACCGGCTCAGGAGCAGATTCTTACATCGGAATGTTAGCAGAAAATACCAAAAGAATCGTTGCCGGACTAACCTCTTCCAGAACACAAACACGCAAATTTCCAATAGATAACGCATTATTTATAGTAGTCTTAACCTCTTTTATAGCTGCCTTTTGGCTGTTAACAAAGTTGATATTAAAAAGAAGTTCAACGCCGGATTCTAATGCTGAAAAGAAAATAACAATCCAAAATTTATCCGTAGGTTATTCCGGAAGAATGATACTAACTAACTGTTCGTTAGAACTTTATACAGGTAAAATTTATGGGATTTTGGGTGCAAACGGTTCTGGGAAATCCACCTTTTTAAAAGCTGTTTTGGGAATTGTGCCTATCCAAAAAGGTACAATTTCGCTATATGGAAAACCACTTTCTACAATGCTACGTTATATCGCTTATTTGCCCCAAAAAGACGAAGTAGATATTCAGTTTCCGGTAACCGTAAGAGATGTTGTTAAAATGGGGTTGTATCCCGGCAAAAAAGTTTTTGAAACCATTCCCAAAACCGAAATATCGCGTATTGAAAAGGCAATGGATCTCTTAGAAATCAAGCAGTTAGCAGATTTCAGGGTTTCTGAGCTATCTGGCGGGCAACTGCAACGCACATTTATGGCAAGGGCAATTTGCCAGCAAGCCGATGTGTTCTTCTTAGACGAACCTTTTACGGGCGTTGATGCAGCTACCGAAATCAAAATGATGCAACTATTCAAAGAGTTAGCTGAAAGTGGAAAATTAATAATCATGATTCATCATGACATCAGCAAGGTAGAAGAATATTTTGATGAAGTGATTTTGATAAACAAACGGAT
- a CDS encoding TlpA family protein disulfide reductase produces MISFKSAIIWLILWVSFTSGFAQRVRVLPIDSILSRVNRHSDTTWVLNFWATWCKPCVAELWDFNNFHTHNQDKPIRVLLLSVDNQDAAFSRVEPFIQKRKISAEVLVVQETNPNLWMDKIDPKWSGSIPSTLFIAAKTQKRLFKEQSFDEIELNDTVFPMLSP; encoded by the coding sequence ATGATTTCTTTTAAGTCTGCAATAATTTGGCTGATTTTATGGGTCAGTTTTACTTCAGGGTTTGCCCAAAGAGTTCGAGTTTTGCCAATTGATTCAATATTAAGCCGCGTTAATCGTCATTCAGATACCACTTGGGTGCTAAACTTTTGGGCTACTTGGTGTAAGCCTTGTGTGGCAGAACTCTGGGATTTTAACAACTTTCACACACACAATCAAGATAAGCCAATACGGGTTTTATTGCTTTCTGTTGATAATCAAGATGCTGCATTTTCTCGTGTAGAGCCTTTTATACAGAAGAGAAAAATTTCTGCTGAAGTATTAGTTGTGCAAGAAACGAACCCAAATTTATGGATGGATAAAATTGACCCTAAATGGTCAGGCTCTATTCCTTCAACGTTATTTATTGCAGCAAAGACCCAAAAACGACTTTTTAAGGAACAAAGTTTTGATGAGATAGAACTGAATGACACCGTATTTCCGATGCTGTCTCCGTAA